A section of the Ciona intestinalis chromosome 4, KH, whole genome shotgun sequence genome encodes:
- the LOC100186650 gene encoding uncharacterized protein LOC100186650 codes for MHQVFESTDCFKMNEKSKNIERRKNATLGTSNSGNTYPLNRDAKTNQSTSCEKENQTADIQSTSRSDVCHCLPNYVYPEHKTSPLCAGGTRNGNFNYKKQSCGGFNMKINVPAFFKLALFVLMLDKLNVSATPLLQRMADQNDWPAVYANLPRRVFASNDLRIQETEDNSMSKDFEDFISRLTQQATRNRRSAPQCDKVKRNLLSLLQHAIETANNAYRSPRKRHAPMRIVSRSWGSFCQYVHDRLKSTYCLVHNHPWLFRESTDGILGTIDTMILLLQQDMNIIASSDSTFSYNHFDKSRLTCPLSNLSDREAESLVKEELFSVADLLRRACL; via the exons ATGCACCAAGTTTTTGAAAGTACAGATTGCTTCAAAATGAACGAAAAGTCAAAGAATATTGAAAGACGCAAGAATGCAACACTCGGCACAAGCAATAGTGGAAATACTTATCCATTGAATCGGGATGCAAAAACCAACCAGTCAACTAGCTGTGAAAAAGAAAACCAGACAGCAGACATCCAGAGCACGAGTCGAAGTGATGTCTGTCACTGTTTACCAAATTATGTGTATCCCGAGCATAAAACGTCACCTCTATGTGCTGGTGGAACGCGAAATGGAAATTTCAACTACAAAAAACAAAGCTGCGGTGGCTTCAACATGAAAATTAACGTACCTGCTTTCTTCAAGTTAG ctcTTTTTGTTCTAATGTTGGACAAACTAAATGTGTCGGCGACACCACTTTTGCAACGCATGGCGGACCAGAATGATTGGCCTGCGGTTTATGCAAATCTTCCACGACGTGTGTTTGCTTCAAACGATTTGCGTATACAAGAAACTGAAGATAACAGCATGAGCAAAGATTTCGAAGATTTCATTAGCCGTCTAACGCAACAAGCCACCAGAAACCGAAGATCAGCTCCCCAGTGTGACAAAGTAAAAAGAAACCTTTTGAGTCTGCTACAACACGCCATCGAAACAGCG aacAACGCGTACCGAAGTCCACGAAAAAGGCATGCGCCAATGCGAATTGTCAGCCGATCGTGGGGAAGCTTTTGCCAGTACGTTCACGATAGACTGAAGTCAACGTACTGCCTGGTTCACAATCACCCGTGGTTGTTCAGAGAGTCGACCGATGGGATATTAGGAACCATAGACACTATGATACTGCTTCTTCAACAAGat ATGAACATAATTGCAAGCAGCGATTCAACATTTTCATACAATCACTTTGATAAGTCAAGATTGACTTGCCCATTAAGCAACCTAAGCGACAGGGAGGCAGAGAGTCTGGTTAAAGAAGAACTTTTCAGTGTCGCGGATCTTCTAAGGAGAGCCTGCTTATAG